In Mycobacterium stomatepiae, the following are encoded in one genomic region:
- a CDS encoding 5-formyltetrahydrofolate cyclo-ligase translates to MTTLTKAALREQLLAARGLVADDVRAAEARILTEQLALAASGGSTVCAYVPVGTEPGSVAMLDALLQLSRRVLLPVARTAADGSPMRLRWAEYRPGELVRGRWGLLEPREPWLPEAALAEAEMVVVPALAVDRRGARLGRGRGYYDRSLDARNPLARLVAMVRDDEFVDELPAEPHDVPMTHVITPGRGLVSLRAADGPRE, encoded by the coding sequence ATGACAACTTTGACCAAGGCCGCATTGCGTGAGCAACTGCTGGCGGCCCGAGGTCTGGTTGCCGACGACGTTCGCGCCGCTGAGGCGCGGATACTCACCGAACAACTCGCGCTCGCCGCGAGCGGCGGCAGCACCGTCTGCGCCTACGTTCCGGTCGGTACCGAGCCGGGCTCGGTGGCGATGCTGGACGCGCTGCTGCAGCTTTCCCGGAGGGTGCTGTTGCCGGTCGCGCGCACGGCCGCGGACGGCAGCCCGATGCGGCTGCGCTGGGCCGAGTACCGGCCGGGTGAACTCGTCCGCGGCCGGTGGGGCCTGCTCGAGCCGCGCGAGCCATGGCTGCCGGAGGCCGCCCTGGCCGAGGCCGAAATGGTGGTGGTGCCGGCCTTGGCCGTCGACCGTCGGGGCGCGCGTTTGGGCCGGGGCCGTGGCTACTACGACCGCTCGCTGGACGCCAGGAACCCGCTGGCCCGCCTGGTCGCAATGGTGCGCGACGACGAGTTCGTCGACGAGCTGCCGGCCGAGCCGCACGACGTGCCGATGACCCACGTGATC
- a CDS encoding UTP--glucose-1-phosphate uridylyltransferase, producing the protein MSRPDEVPIPYTAIVPAAGLGTRFLPATKTVPKELLPVVDTPGIELVAEEAAAAGAERLVIITSEGKDGVVAHFVEDLVLEGTLEARGKKAMLAKVRRAPALIKVESVVQAEPLGLGHAIGCVEPTLTPDEDAVMVLLPDDLVLPTGVLETMSKVRAEHGGTVLCAIEVTPEEISAYGVFDVEAIPGAGNSDVLKVKGMVEKPKASDAPSLYAAAGRYVLDRAIFDALRRIDHGAGGELQLTDAIALLIKEGHPVHVVVHRGSRHDLGNPGGYLKAAVDFALDRDDYGPELRRWLVARLGLNEQ; encoded by the coding sequence ATGTCACGGCCAGATGAAGTCCCGATCCCGTACACGGCGATCGTCCCCGCAGCCGGTCTGGGCACCCGTTTCCTGCCGGCCACCAAGACGGTGCCCAAAGAGTTGCTGCCCGTCGTCGACACGCCCGGTATCGAGCTGGTAGCGGAGGAAGCGGCCGCGGCCGGTGCCGAGCGGCTGGTCATCATCACCTCCGAGGGCAAGGACGGCGTCGTCGCCCACTTCGTCGAGGACCTGGTGCTGGAAGGCACGCTCGAAGCCCGGGGCAAGAAGGCGATGCTCGCCAAGGTGCGTCGCGCCCCGGCACTGATCAAGGTCGAGTCGGTGGTGCAGGCCGAGCCGCTCGGATTGGGACATGCCATCGGTTGCGTGGAGCCCACGCTGACGCCCGACGAGGACGCCGTGATGGTGCTGCTGCCCGACGACCTGGTGCTGCCGACCGGCGTGCTGGAGACCATGTCGAAGGTACGCGCCGAGCACGGCGGCACGGTGTTGTGCGCCATCGAGGTCACGCCGGAAGAGATCAGCGCCTACGGTGTTTTCGACGTCGAGGCCATCCCCGGAGCCGGCAATTCCGACGTGCTCAAGGTCAAGGGCATGGTGGAAAAACCCAAGGCCTCCGACGCCCCATCGCTGTATGCGGCGGCCGGCCGGTACGTGCTGGACCGCGCCATCTTCGATGCCCTGCGCCGCATCGACCACGGGGCCGGCGGCGAACTCCAGCTCACCGACGCGATCGCGCTGCTGATCAAGGAGGGCCACCCGGTTCATGTCGTCGTCCACCGCGGATCTCGACACGACTTGGGAAATCCTGGCGGCTACCTCAAGGCTGCGGTTGACTTTGCATTGGATCGTGACGACTACGGACCGGAATTGCGGCGGTGGTTGGTGGCGCGATTGGGCCTGAACGAGCAGTAG
- the glp gene encoding molybdotransferase-like divisome protein Glp: MRSVEEQQARIAAAAVAPRPIRVAIAEAQGLLCAEEVVTERPLPGFDQAAIDGYAVRSVDVLGIGEVGGDLSLDETGEPMADEDTPGGLVLPVMGTIEAGARTPSRLQPRQAARVQTGAPLPTLADAVLPLRWTDGGTSKVRILRGAPSGAYVRRAGDDVQPGDVAVRAGTIIGAAQVGLLAAVGRERVLVHPRPRVSVMAVGGELVDIARTPSNGQVYDVNSYALAAAARDAGAEVNRVGIVPNNPHELGEIVQGQINRAEVVVIAGGVGGAAAEAVRVVLSELGEMEVVRVAMHPGSVQGFGQLGRDGVPVFLLPANPVSALVVFEVMVRPLIRLSLGKRQPMRRVVQARTLSPITSVAGRKGYLRGQLMRDQDSGEYLVQALGGAPGSSHLLATLAEANCLVMVPSGAEQIRTGEIVDVAFLAQRG; encoded by the coding sequence GTGCGTTCGGTTGAGGAGCAGCAGGCCCGGATCGCGGCGGCGGCGGTAGCCCCGCGCCCGATACGTGTCGCCATCGCGGAGGCGCAGGGATTGTTGTGCGCCGAAGAAGTGGTGACCGAGCGGCCGCTGCCCGGCTTCGACCAGGCCGCGATCGACGGCTACGCCGTGCGTAGCGTCGACGTACTCGGCATCGGTGAAGTGGGCGGCGACCTGTCCCTCGACGAAACCGGCGAGCCAATGGCCGACGAGGACACCCCCGGCGGGCTGGTCCTGCCGGTGATGGGGACCATCGAGGCCGGTGCGCGCACGCCGAGCCGCTTACAGCCGCGGCAGGCCGCGCGGGTGCAGACCGGGGCGCCGCTGCCCACGCTGGCCGACGCGGTGCTGCCGTTGCGCTGGACCGATGGCGGCACGTCGAAGGTGCGGATTCTGCGCGGGGCGCCGTCGGGCGCCTACGTGCGTCGCGCCGGCGACGATGTCCAGCCCGGCGACGTCGCGGTGCGTGCCGGGACGATCATCGGTGCGGCTCAGGTGGGCCTGCTCGCGGCGGTTGGCCGGGAACGGGTGCTGGTGCATCCGCGTCCGCGGGTGTCGGTGATGGCGGTGGGCGGCGAGTTGGTCGACATCGCGCGCACGCCGAGCAACGGTCAGGTCTACGACGTCAACTCCTATGCACTGGCGGCCGCCGCCCGCGATGCCGGCGCCGAGGTCAACCGGGTCGGCATCGTGCCCAACAACCCCCACGAGCTGGGCGAAATCGTGCAGGGTCAGATCAATCGCGCCGAAGTCGTGGTGATCGCCGGCGGGGTGGGCGGCGCGGCGGCCGAGGCGGTGCGGGTGGTGCTGTCCGAGCTCGGCGAGATGGAGGTCGTCCGCGTCGCCATGCACCCGGGCTCGGTGCAGGGCTTCGGGCAGCTGGGCCGCGACGGGGTGCCGGTCTTCCTGTTGCCGGCCAACCCGGTCAGCGCGTTGGTGGTCTTCGAGGTGATGGTGCGCCCGTTGATCCGGCTTTCGCTGGGCAAGCGCCAGCCGATGCGCCGGGTGGTGCAGGCTCGCACGCTGTCGCCGATCACCTCGGTGGCCGGGCGCAAGGGTTACCTGCGCGGGCAGCTGATGCGCGACCAGGACAGCGGTGAGTATTTGGTGCAGGCGCTGGGCGGGGCGCCGGGGTCGTCGCATTTGCTCGCGACGCTGGCTGAGGCAAACTGTCTAGTTATGGTTCCCAGTGGGGCCGAGCAGATTCGTACCGGTGAGATCGTCGACGTCGCGTTCCTGGCCCAGCGCGGCTGA
- a CDS encoding GNAT family N-acetyltransferase, with protein MNLLRSNARHPGWPSSVGPLRVAAGVVRLRAVRMRDGAQWSRHRLADRAHLEPWEPTSDGDWALRHTVAAWPALCSGLRAEARSGRMLPYVIELDGQFCGQLTIGNVTHGALRSAWIGYWVPSSATGGGVATGALALGLDHCFGPVMLHRVEATVRPENVASRAVLAKVGFREEGLLRRYLEVDRAWRDHLLMAITAEEVYGSVASTLVRAGYARWA; from the coding sequence GTGAACCTCTTGCGTTCCAACGCCCGTCATCCCGGGTGGCCCTCGTCGGTCGGGCCGCTGCGGGTCGCGGCCGGCGTCGTGCGGCTGCGCGCGGTGCGGATGCGCGATGGCGCCCAGTGGAGCCGCCATCGGTTGGCCGATCGCGCGCATCTCGAGCCGTGGGAGCCGACGTCCGACGGCGACTGGGCGCTGCGGCACACCGTCGCGGCCTGGCCGGCGTTGTGTTCGGGCCTGCGTGCCGAGGCCCGCAGTGGCCGCATGCTGCCGTATGTGATCGAGCTCGACGGGCAGTTCTGCGGGCAGCTGACCATCGGCAACGTGACTCACGGCGCGCTGCGGTCGGCATGGATCGGCTACTGGGTGCCCAGCTCGGCGACCGGCGGCGGCGTGGCCACCGGCGCACTGGCGCTGGGCCTGGACCACTGCTTCGGACCGGTCATGCTGCATCGGGTGGAGGCCACCGTGCGTCCGGAGAACGTCGCCAGCCGGGCGGTGTTGGCCAAGGTCGGATTCCGCGAGGAGGGCCTGCTGCGGCGCTACCTCGAGGTTGACCGGGCCTGGCGCGACCATCTCCTGATGGCCATCACGGCCGAGGAGGTCTACGGGTCGGTGGCGTCGACGCTGGTCCGTGCCGGATACGCGCGCTGGGCGTGA
- a CDS encoding DUF3349 domain-containing protein yields the protein MALSDVVMRVLGFLRAGYPEGIPTHDYVPLLALLRRRLSDDEVVAVAAQVISRGNRPIDAADVRVAITKLTDEMPSPDDTERVKQRLAHVGWPVDDAFGTSH from the coding sequence ATGGCGCTGTCGGACGTGGTGATGAGGGTACTCGGCTTCTTGCGCGCCGGCTACCCCGAAGGTATCCCCACACATGACTATGTCCCGCTGCTGGCGTTGCTGCGGCGCCGTCTTTCCGACGATGAAGTCGTCGCTGTTGCCGCGCAGGTGATCTCGCGCGGAAACAGGCCGATCGACGCGGCGGATGTGCGGGTCGCGATCACCAAGCTCACCGACGAAATGCCCTCGCCGGACGACACCGAGCGGGTGAAACAGAGGCTGGCGCACGTCGGCTGGCCGGTTGACGACGCCTTCGGAACTTCGCACTAG
- the phoU gene encoding phosphate signaling complex protein PhoU, translating to MRTAFHGQLESLTELLSSMCGLAGLAMERATQALLKADLAMSEQVITDHDQLTEMQTRAEEAAFALLALQAPVAGDLRLVVGSLQNVANAERMGGLALHVAKIARRRHPSYTLPDKVHGYFAEMGRIAVELGNSARDVVLSHDPDQAARISDEDDAMNDLHQRLFSAVLDEEWEDGVTAAVDVTLLGRFYERSADHAVEIGRRVVFEATGQTVSD from the coding sequence ATGCGTACGGCGTTTCATGGACAACTGGAATCGCTGACCGAATTGCTGAGCAGCATGTGCGGCCTGGCCGGTCTGGCGATGGAGCGAGCGACACAAGCGCTACTTAAAGCCGATCTGGCCATGTCCGAGCAAGTGATCACCGATCACGATCAGCTCACCGAGATGCAAACCCGCGCAGAAGAGGCCGCGTTCGCCCTGCTCGCGCTGCAAGCGCCCGTCGCCGGGGACCTGCGGCTCGTCGTCGGCTCCCTGCAGAACGTGGCGAACGCCGAACGGATGGGCGGACTAGCGCTACACGTCGCGAAGATCGCGCGCCGCCGCCATCCCAGCTACACCCTGCCGGACAAGGTCCACGGGTACTTCGCGGAGATGGGGCGCATAGCCGTCGAGCTCGGCAACAGCGCTCGCGACGTAGTGCTATCCCATGATCCGGACCAAGCCGCGCGGATCAGCGACGAAGACGATGCGATGAACGATCTGCACCAACGACTGTTCAGCGCCGTCTTGGACGAGGAGTGGGAGGACGGCGTCACGGCGGCTGTCGATGTCACGCTGTTGGGCCGCTTCTATGAACGGTCTGCCGACCATGCGGTGGAGATCGGGCGGCGCGTCGTGTTCGAGGCGACCGGCCAAACTGTCAGCGATTGA
- the sepX gene encoding divisome protein SepX/GlpR — MPSIPQSLLWISLVVLWLFVLVPMLISKRDAVRRTSDVALATRVLNGGAGSRLLRRNGPAAGHRSDPDWKPEDSAGDELAETDDEAETEELRPAGVVVMRMAAAEPAEPDYLDVDVVEDSGALPAGVSAVATEPELAPVDEDEGAEEKHAEDEDGADDDHLDDEYEYVEDSSGLEPEADDEDPGVRERVVPASAQRRRRFDTKTAAAVTARKYAFRKKVLMVMAVVLVGTATAAFEITPGAWWVCGTATAITLLYLGYLRRQTKIEEKVRRRRTQRMARTRFGMENARNRDYDVVPSRLRRPGAVVLEIDDEDPIFEHLDYAMPQQNYGWPRDLPRAVGQ; from the coding sequence ATGCCAAGCATCCCGCAGTCGTTGTTGTGGATCTCGCTCGTGGTGCTCTGGCTGTTCGTGCTGGTACCGATGCTGATCAGCAAGCGTGACGCCGTGCGACGCACCAGCGACGTGGCGCTGGCCACCCGGGTGCTCAACGGTGGCGCGGGTTCCCGGCTGCTTCGGCGCAACGGTCCGGCCGCGGGTCACCGCAGCGACCCGGACTGGAAGCCGGAAGACTCGGCCGGCGACGAGCTCGCGGAGACCGACGACGAAGCCGAGACCGAGGAGCTGCGCCCCGCCGGTGTGGTCGTGATGCGGATGGCGGCCGCCGAGCCGGCCGAGCCCGACTACCTGGACGTCGACGTCGTCGAAGACTCCGGCGCCCTGCCGGCCGGGGTCAGCGCCGTGGCCACCGAGCCCGAGCTGGCTCCGGTCGACGAAGACGAGGGCGCCGAAGAGAAGCACGCCGAGGACGAAGACGGAGCCGACGACGATCACCTCGACGACGAGTACGAGTACGTCGAGGATTCATCCGGTTTGGAGCCCGAGGCGGACGACGAGGACCCGGGCGTGCGCGAGCGCGTGGTCCCGGCGAGCGCACAACGCCGGCGCCGTTTCGACACCAAGACCGCGGCCGCCGTCACCGCCCGCAAGTACGCCTTCCGCAAGAAGGTGCTGATGGTGATGGCCGTTGTCTTGGTCGGCACGGCGACGGCTGCCTTCGAGATCACCCCGGGCGCCTGGTGGGTCTGCGGGACCGCCACCGCGATCACACTGCTCTACCTGGGTTATCTGCGCCGCCAGACCAAAATCGAGGAGAAGGTCCGCCGACGCCGCACGCAGCGGATGGCCCGCACCCGCTTTGGCATGGAGAACGCCCGCAATCGCGACTACGACGTGGTCCCGTCGCGGCTGCGCCGCCCCGGTGCGGTGGTGCTGGAGATCGATGACGAGGACCCGATCTTCGAGCACCTGGACTACGCGATGCCGCAGCAGAACTACGGCTGGCCCCGGGACCTGCCGCGCGCCGTCGGCCAGTAG
- a CDS encoding NAD(P)H-dependent amine dehydrogenase family protein, translated as MVTTIIDHRPDIEIVGARVYSDSKNGVDVGTLVGREPIGVTATTDVDKIVALDADCVLYTPRNTNLDEVCALLASGKNVATTAFLFHPRRIDPADRDRVLEACQAGGTTVHGSGLNPGNLSGALPLPLSGMCRTIDKITLQERADWSVYESTSITFDNMRFGQPVEDISTEASEFLAFNSGIFTEQVWLLADALNADIDEVTATVEAVPAREDHQIFDRVLRAGTTAGQRWTSSGRRNGEVLVEIETLWTVGGEYPGHWPKPQDGWTLTIEGEPSMRTHFFCLASFTRAASMEEHVRSASVATGMQVLNAVPAICAAPAGFATAATLPLIRSHVGFGNTKA; from the coding sequence ATGGTCACGACCATCATCGACCACCGGCCCGACATCGAGATCGTCGGCGCCCGAGTGTATTCCGACTCGAAGAACGGAGTCGACGTCGGCACGTTAGTCGGCCGAGAGCCGATCGGCGTCACCGCGACCACCGACGTCGACAAGATCGTCGCACTGGATGCGGATTGCGTGCTCTACACGCCGCGCAACACCAACCTCGACGAGGTATGCGCCCTGCTCGCCAGCGGGAAAAACGTTGCCACGACGGCATTTCTGTTCCATCCGCGCCGTATCGATCCGGCCGACCGCGACCGTGTCCTCGAAGCCTGTCAGGCCGGCGGCACCACGGTGCATGGCAGCGGCCTGAACCCCGGGAACCTCTCCGGCGCGCTGCCACTGCCCCTGTCCGGCATGTGCCGCACCATCGACAAGATCACCCTGCAGGAACGCGCCGACTGGTCGGTCTACGAAAGCACGTCGATCACGTTCGACAACATGCGCTTTGGACAACCGGTCGAAGACATCAGCACCGAAGCCAGCGAGTTCTTGGCCTTCAACAGCGGGATCTTCACCGAACAGGTCTGGCTTCTCGCGGACGCGCTGAACGCCGACATCGACGAGGTCACCGCAACGGTGGAGGCGGTGCCCGCACGAGAGGATCATCAGATCTTCGACCGCGTGCTGCGCGCGGGAACCACTGCGGGGCAACGCTGGACGTCGTCGGGACGGCGTAACGGCGAGGTGCTCGTCGAGATCGAGACGCTGTGGACCGTGGGCGGCGAATACCCGGGTCATTGGCCCAAACCCCAGGACGGTTGGACGCTGACGATCGAGGGCGAACCCTCGATGCGGACACACTTCTTCTGCCTGGCGAGCTTTACCCGCGCCGCGAGCATGGAAGAACACGTCCGTTCGGCAAGCGTGGCCACCGGCATGCAGGTGCTCAATGCCGTGCCGGCGATCTGTGCAGCCCCGGCCGGCTTCGCCACCGCGGCGACCCTGCCACTGATCCGCAGCCATGTCGGGTTCGGCAATACCAAGGCGTGA